One segment of Nostoc piscinale CENA21 DNA contains the following:
- a CDS encoding DUF1257 domain-containing protein, producing the protein MSHFSQIKTQIRNLDSLKDALTDLGIDWKPGPREVRGYRGQTHPAEVTIEQENGYDIGFRWNGKEYELVADLQYWQQNLSVDGFLRQVTQRYAYQTVVKETALAGFQVAEQQKNEDGSIRLVVQRWSA; encoded by the coding sequence ATGTCACACTTTAGCCAAATTAAGACTCAAATCCGTAACCTTGATTCTTTAAAAGATGCGCTAACTGATTTGGGCATCGACTGGAAACCAGGCCCCCGCGAGGTACGTGGCTATCGCGGTCAAACCCATCCTGCGGAAGTCACCATTGAGCAGGAAAATGGCTATGACATCGGCTTTAGATGGAATGGCAAAGAATATGAATTAGTAGCTGACTTGCAATACTGGCAACAAAATCTGTCTGTAGATGGTTTCTTGCGGCAAGTCACCCAACGTTATGCTTACCAAACAGTTGTTAAAGAAACTGCATTGGCTGGCTTTCAAGTTGCTGAACAACAAAAGAACGAAGACGGCTCTATTCGCTTAGTAGTACAACGCTGGAGTGCGTAA
- a CDS encoding DUF2997 domain-containing protein, producing the protein METLEFIIYPDGRVQEKVTGIVGASCAEVTAAIEAQLGQVLNQEPTSEYFANQLHQSNQANTQATYSEW; encoded by the coding sequence ATGGAGACATTAGAATTCATAATTTATCCAGACGGTCGGGTACAAGAGAAAGTCACTGGCATTGTGGGTGCTTCTTGTGCTGAGGTAACAGCGGCAATAGAAGCACAGCTGGGGCAAGTACTTAATCAAGAGCCAACCTCAGAATATTTCGCCAATCAGTTACATCAATCTAATCAGGCGAATACCCAAGCTACTTACAGCGAATGGTAA
- a CDS encoding ABC transporter ATP-binding protein: MTTASITDSLVPNPVPKSAIIRLENIFKVYGSGETEVKALNNVNLTINEGEYCSIMGPSGSGKSTAMNIIGCLDRPTGGHYYLDNVDVAQMDDKALAHIRNKKLGFVFQQFHLLPQLTALENVMLPMAYANVNPTERRDRAVVALIRVGLEKRLNNKPNQLSGGQQQRVAIARAIVNRPVVLLADEPTGALDSRTTQEVLDIFTELNASGITVVMVTHEPDVARQTQRIVWFRDGEVIHSHLTPNDLTQVAV, encoded by the coding sequence ATGACAACTGCTTCAATTACCGATTCCCTAGTTCCTAATCCTGTACCGAAATCGGCAATCATTCGTTTAGAAAATATCTTTAAAGTCTACGGTAGTGGCGAAACCGAGGTTAAAGCACTGAACAATGTCAATTTGACGATCAACGAGGGCGAATATTGTTCAATTATGGGGCCTTCCGGTTCAGGTAAATCCACAGCCATGAATATTATTGGCTGTTTAGACCGTCCTACAGGCGGACATTACTATTTAGATAATGTTGATGTTGCCCAAATGGATGATAAAGCTTTGGCACATATCCGTAACAAGAAATTGGGGTTTGTTTTTCAACAATTTCACCTTTTACCTCAACTCACAGCCTTAGAAAATGTGATGTTGCCAATGGCTTATGCTAATGTTAACCCCACAGAAAGACGCGATCGCGCCGTTGTCGCCCTCATACGAGTTGGTTTAGAAAAACGCCTGAACAACAAACCAAATCAACTCTCAGGCGGACAACAACAAAGAGTAGCGATCGCTCGTGCCATTGTCAACCGTCCGGTTGTTCTCCTTGCTGATGAACCCACAGGCGCACTTGACTCTCGCACTACCCAAGAAGTGTTAGACATTTTCACCGAATTAAACGCCAGTGGGATCACCGTAGTCATGGTAACTCACGAACCCGATGTCGCCCGACAAACTCAGCGCATCGTTTGGTTCCGCGATGGTGAAGTCATACACTCCCACCTAACACCCAACGATTTAACGCAAGTAGCTGTTTAG
- a CDS encoding orange carotenoid protein N-terminal domain-containing protein: protein MTASYEKNSSQALSNETQSVVEAFNKLNTDAKLAWFYLVYENMGDSITPAAPAAAEPELAPLLLNDYLQISGEEQLNVMRDIVNRKDTEYSRAYGALKENNQLLVWYVWAVAMGDTVVDFPDNYEPGNAINDLLSQIQKLDFEAQMSVFRTIAGEMGYSDVQPIETQAETGKTSSL, encoded by the coding sequence ATGACTGCCAGTTACGAAAAAAACTCTTCTCAAGCATTAAGCAATGAAACCCAAAGTGTTGTAGAAGCCTTTAATAAGTTAAATACTGATGCTAAACTAGCATGGTTTTATCTTGTTTATGAAAACATGGGAGACTCTATTACTCCTGCGGCTCCGGCTGCTGCTGAACCTGAATTAGCACCACTTTTATTAAATGATTATTTACAAATTTCTGGTGAAGAACAATTAAATGTAATGCGGGATATAGTTAACCGCAAAGACACAGAATATTCTCGTGCTTATGGTGCATTAAAAGAAAATAATCAATTATTAGTTTGGTATGTTTGGGCAGTAGCAATGGGTGATACAGTAGTTGATTTTCCTGATAATTACGAACCCGGTAACGCAATTAATGATTTGCTGTCTCAAATTCAAAAATTAGATTTTGAAGCACAAATGTCAGTGTTTAGAACCATAGCTGGTGAAATGGGATACAGTGATGTCCAGCCAATTGAAACGCAAGCAGAAACTGGTAAAACTTCCAGTCTGTGA
- a CDS encoding HAD-IA family hydrolase, with the protein MTQKVIVFDFDGTIADTVDALVGIANRLATEFGYKQITPEQLAHLRNLTSREIIKYSGVSLLKIPFLLRKVKSELKNKIHEFHPIPGIKEALTELQNHGYKLGIITSNSKENVTAFLNNHELDNLFDFIYSGVTIFGKTTIINNLLKQKQLSTQAVIYVGDETRDIEASKKANIKVVAVTWGFNSPEVLLKQKPDFLINHPSELLDVIQNCC; encoded by the coding sequence ATGACTCAGAAAGTAATTGTTTTTGATTTTGATGGCACAATTGCAGATACAGTAGATGCTCTTGTTGGTATTGCCAATCGTTTAGCTACAGAATTTGGCTATAAACAAATCACTCCTGAACAACTCGCTCATTTAAGAAATTTAACTTCTAGAGAAATTATCAAATATTCAGGTGTATCTCTACTTAAAATTCCCTTTCTCCTCAGAAAAGTTAAATCGGAACTCAAGAATAAAATTCACGAATTTCATCCAATTCCCGGAATCAAAGAAGCACTCACAGAATTGCAAAATCATGGTTATAAGTTAGGAATTATCACATCTAACTCTAAAGAAAACGTTACAGCATTCCTCAATAACCACGAATTAGATAACTTATTTGATTTTATTTATTCTGGAGTCACAATTTTTGGCAAAACAACGATCATCAATAATTTATTAAAACAAAAACAACTTTCCACTCAAGCTGTGATTTACGTTGGTGATGAAACCAGAGATATAGAAGCATCCAAAAAAGCTAATATTAAGGTAGTCGCTGTGACTTGGGGATTTAACTCTCCAGAAGTCTTATTAAAGCAAAAACCTGATTTTTTAATTAATCATCCTAGCGAACTCCTAGATGTTATTCAAAATTGTTGTTAA